DNA from Candidatus Omnitrophota bacterium:
ACCTGTTCGGCAAGACGGTTAGCTACCCCGCCCAGCCTGATCTTGTCGGGGGATGTTTCTACAATCCTCCGTACCGTCATCTCGCCACCTACGGGCCTTGCGCCTTCGGCAACCACTACGATGCTGAAACGTTTTCCGCTCATGGCCCGTTCGTCCAGTTTTTTACAGACTTTCCCGATATCATATGGTATCTCGGGGATCAATATCACATCACCGCCGCCGGCAACGCCCGAATAGAGAGCGATCCATCCCGCATAACGGCCCATGACCTCCACGACCATGACCCGGTGATGAGACTGCGCCGTCGAATGTAATTTATCGATCGCCTCCGTAGCCGTAACGATGGCCGAATCGAAGCCGAATGTCAGGTCGGTCCCGGACAGGTCGTTATCGATAGTCTTCGGCACCCCCACTATGTTAAGACCACTTTCGGCTAATTTCGACGCTATGGTCAATGTCCCGTCGCCGCCGACCGTGATCAACGCGTCGAGATTGTGCTTTTTATAATTTTTTATAGCCTGGCCGGACACATCCTTGCATATGATCTTTCCGCGCTCTTCGACAGAATATTTATATGGATTGGCTATATTTGAAGTACCGAGTATAGTACCGCCCACGCTCAGGATGCCGGATACGTTACGGCTTTTCAGCATAACCGCCTTGTCATGGATCAATCCGCCAAAGCCATCCAGGAAACCTACTACCTTCATCTTATAAGCGTCAACGGCTATCTTAACAACAGCCCGTATCACGACGTTCAGGCCCGGACAATCTCCGCCGGCCGTCAATATCCCGATTCTTTTTATCTTATTGTTTTTTTGTTTTGCCGTAAAGCCCCCCTTCGACAGGTACGTTCCAGATTTCTTTAGCATACTCCCATATGGTCCTGTCGCTTGAGAATTTTCCTGAACGGGCCACATTTACAACGGACCTTTTTGCCCACCCTGCGCTGTCTTTGTACGCTATGGAGATATCGTCCTGGACACCGCAATAATCGTCAAAATCGGCGCACACGAAAAAATTATCCTGATGCCGCAATGAGCCTATGATAGAGTCAAACAGCCCGAATTCCACCGGCGACAAGAAATTACTTCTTATAAGGTCGAATACCTCCTTAAGGGCCGGAGAGCGGTCAATGAATAACTGCGGGTCGTAGCCGCTAATCCTCATCGCCTCGATCTCGTTCGCTTTAAGTCCGAAGAGAAATATGTTTTCGCGCCCGACCTCCTCGGCGATCTCGATATTGGCGCCGTCGTATGTTCCTACGGTAAGGGCGCCGTTTAGCATGAACTTCATACAGCCGGTGCCCGAGGCCTCGGTGCCGGCTGTCGATATCTGCTCCGACAGGTCGCTTGCAGGAAATACCTTCTCGGCGAGGGAGACGCGGTAATTCTCGAGAAAGATCACTTTCAGCCTGTTGCGCATATCTTTGTCCCTGTTGACCACGTCGCATATATTGTTAATGAATTTGATCACCAGCTTCGCCATGAAATAGCCCGGAGCCGCCTTGCCGCCGAACATAAACGTTCTGGGAACAACCGCCTGCTTCGGGTCTTTCTTGATTCTGACATACTGCGCCAGGACGTACAGGGCCAGTAAGAGCTGGCGCTTGTATTCGTGTATCCGCTTTACCTGGACATCGAAGAGCGAGGCCGGATCAATCTCGACGCCGGTGGTCCTGCGGATATAATGGGCAAGGCACTTCTTGTTCAGCGCCTTTATATCCTGCCACTTCTTAAGAAAAGACGCGTCGGACTTGTACGCCTCGAGATCCTTCAGCCGGGACAGGTCGGATATCCATGCGTCGCCGATCGCCTCGGTTATCAGGGCGGACAGGTCCGGGTTCGCTTTCTGCAGCCACCGCCTTTGCGTAACGCCGTTGGTTTTATTGTTGAATTTCTTCGGGAAGAGCCGGTAGAAATCGGCGAAGAGGTTCGTCTGGATAAGCCGCGAGTGGAGCTCGGAGACCCCGTTCACCGAATGGCTTCCGATAACGGCGAGATTCCCCATGCGGATCCTCCTGCCGCCGTCTTCGTCGATGATCGACATGCTTCTCAGGCGGTCATTGTCACCGGGAAACTTTGCCGCCACTTCCCGCAAGAACCGCAGGTTTATCTCGTAGATGATCTGCAGGTGGCGCGGTAGCATCATTCCGAACATATCGACCGGCCACGACTCCAGCGCCTCCGGCATGATCGTATGGTTCGTGTAGGCCACCGTCTTCACGGTAATGCGCCACGCCTCATCCCACCCGAGCTTTTCCTTGTCGATGAGTATCCGCATCAGTTCGGGAATAGCGATCGCCGGATGCGTATCATTAAGTTGAATGGCGACCTTGTCCGGGAAAGCGGAAAGATCGGTGTTCTCCGACTTAAAACGGCGGACGATATCGGCGATCGAAGCCGCCGTAAAAAAGTATTCCTGCTTCAACCGCAGTTCTTTTCCTTCATTATTATTGTCGCTCGGGTAGAGTACTTTTGATATGTTCTCGGTCAGGACCTTATCGTATACGGCCTGCTCATAATCGCCTTCATTGAAATATCTCAGGTCAAACTCTTCCGTGCTGTGCGCCGACCACAAACGCAGCGTATTAACGATGTCGTTCCTGAAGCCGGGTATCGGGATGTCGTACGGCATCGCGAGAACATCGCCGGTATCGGCCCATTCCACCCTGAGATCGCCCTTTTCGTCATGGTACATACGCGTATTTCCGTAAAACTTCACTTTGGACGCATGTTCGGGCCGTGCGAATTCCCACGGATTATCATGGCTTAGCCATGTATCCGGAAATTCGACCTGCTGTCCGTTCACGATCTTCTGGTTGAAAATCCCGTATTCATACCGTATGCCGTAACCATGGGCCGGGATACCGAGCGTCGCCATCGAATCCAGGAAACACGCGGCGAGCCTCCCCAGACCGCCGTTACCAAGCCCCGCGTCGGCTTCGCATTCGCGCAGTTCCTCGATATCAAGCCCTACTTCCTCGACGGCATCCTTCGTCTGTTCCATAAGACCGAGGTTCAGCATATTGGTCCCGAGAAGACGCCCGATCAGGAATTCCAGCGACAGATAGTACACTCGCTTAAGATTTTTCTTATGATATCTCTGCTGGGTCGCTATCCAGCGCTCTACAAGCCTGTCCCGCACGGCCATAGACACGGCCAAAAAATCATCGTAGGCCGTGGCCGTATATTCGTCTTTCGCGAGGGCATACGCCAGGTTGGATTGGAACGACCACGCTATCCCATCCTTCGTAATGTCCTTACCTATCCTGGATATGTCCGGCTTCTTGTTATTATTCTTCGTAAAAAACCTCTTTCAACAATAAAAGGGCAAGGCGAAGTCAAAATATCCTTCACCTTGCCCTAGTAGGCCGTAACTGTGCGCTGAAGAAAAGTGGATTATTTGCAATACTCCGCCTCAATAGCCTTTTCCGCTTTTAACCAGTTATCCAGATCGCGTCCCGGCTTGCCGTCAACGGCATAAGTGCCGCATGCGATAACGACTGATAATGCTAGAGCCAAAAATAACGTCGCTCTCCTCATGTACACCTTATATAGTACGGACTGCACTCCTAATTAACTATATTGGAAAACGATGCCTTTGTCAACGTTTTTCGGCATTTGGTTTTTTTCCTGTAGGCGGTACGCTTGACAATTTTAGAATATGTGGTAGATTTATACTATAGCGTTATATTATGCTATATATAAAATAAAAGAGTGCTATATGAAAATAAATATTGCCGCCGTTACTGTGCTCGTTCTTTCATATTTTATAATAACTGCCGGCGATTCTTTTGCCGAAACCAAAGTTACTACCTTCAACGGCGAGGTGTCTGTTATAGTCATAAAAGACGGCAAAGAGACCGAAAATAAAGTCGTCCTGAAGGCCGGAGAAGCTGTCATGAGCAAGCGCGCCGCGGACAGGATCGCTCTTCAAAAAGCGGCGGTGAGTTGGAAGGATATAGGCCAATTTGAACAGGATATCGTCGCCAGGGAGCCGTTCTCCAGGTTGTACATAGATAACATATGGGCCGCGAGGATGAACGGCGTAATAAAGCTTGTGAGGGAAAAGACCGGCGAAAACCCGTCCCTGGATGCGGTTCTTGAAGCCCTGGGGTTGCCAAAACAGAGGCCTTCGGGCGCAGGCGTATACAGGATGTTGTCGGACCAGAAAGATAAGAACGCTCAAGTCCCTTATGTGGACAAGAACCTTAATGAATATATGGACGCCAAAGGGGCAATGCACAATAACCCTTATTTCAACCCCACGGTTGCCCAGGACCAGCCTGATATAATAGTCCCGGTAAGCGCCGGCTAGCTATTCTGTTATAACGATACCTTCCCCTGCCAGGGATTTCTTAAAATTTTTATACATGCTTTCGTCGCCGGACAGAGGCGCAAAGGAAATACTCTGCCGCAAACTCTTCGCGATTAAATAATACGCAAGTCCTTTCTTCAGGGCCGCTTTCCTTGCGGCTTCATCCTTATCGCTAAGCCCCAGCCTGAAGAGAAAATACGCGTATGCAATCTGCCGTAGCGCATTGCGCGGCTCTCTTAACGCGGCCTCCTTGAACGATTTGTCAGCGGCCCCGTAGTGTCCGGCCCAGGATTCAAGCTCCCCCCTAGAAACGAGATAGAGGCCATTGTAAGGATTTAACTTTATGGCCCTATCTATAGCCCCGAGCGCCGCTTCATACACAGGCTGCTTATTTACATAATCGCGCCCGGCGCTTTCCCTGAATATCGAATAATACTGCCTGAAATACAGGCCGTCGTTCAAGGGGTCGAGCCTCTGGGCTGTCTCATAACTCTTATTATCGGTCTTATCCTCGACGATCTTTTCCGCCATGTAGGGCCTTGCTACCGTAAAAGCCGCGTAAAAAAACAAGAGGACGGCTACAGACGCGCATAGGGCCTTCGACCCCCCGGATATCAGAGTTATTATGGTTCTAAGCGGGCGCTTATCTTCTTTGTCTCCGGGGCGGATCGTTGAAACCGCCAACGCCAGGATAACGATAAAAAGCGATGATATAGCGTTGGCGTGCATGCAAAAATCTACCGAGTTATGCAGTAACAGGTAAAAGGATGCCGTAAGGACGCTGACGCCGATATAATGATAATAAATATCCCGCGCGCGTTTCGTATTTAATGAAAGCATTATAAGGAAAATAACGAGCGGTAAGAGCGCGATAACGGCGCAGAGAGGTCCTATCTCTATCACGAACTGCAGCAGGTCGCTATGGAGATACCTGTAAAAATCCGTCCCGGGATTGGCCATATAGTAAGGAAAGACCAGCGAAAACGCGCCCAGGCCTATCCCTGTGAGCGGGTAGTCGCCCAGGATCCTGGACGCGCTGACATATAATTTTAATCTGTCAGCCGACAAGTCATACGAATATAATGTGCCGAGCTCCCTTACAGCCCGTCCGAGATCTATCCAGTTCAATAAAAGATAAGAGACGAATATCCCCAGGGACAGGATAAATACCAGGCATTTCCATTTTTTCTGCCGGGCCGACAATAAAATGAAAAATGAGAGGGAGACGATAAAGAAAGCCATCCCCGCCCGCGATTTGGACAGGAACAGGGACGAGACCATGACGGCAAAAGAGCAGGCCAGTAACAGCGTTTTCTTGTTAAAAACGTTTTCCAGCATGGCTGCCAGCATCTGTTTTAATGACAGGTCCCACGAAATTCGAGCGCCTTCATAGACGCTAACAAGGAGCCTGCCCAGGGCGATGAACGATATCATGGATACGTAACACGCGAAATAATTTCCATAGGCAAAGCTTCCGAAAATATCCCTCCCCGGGAATTCTTTCAACCAGTATATCTTATCCGCGCCGGTCACAAGTTGGAGTATGCCGAGGACGGAGACCGCGGATCCGGCCGTTATTATCTTGTATATGATACGGTCGGCGTCATCCCTGTTCCTTATATTGACGGCAACCGACGCGAATAACGCGAAATAGACCAGCAGCAGTTTGAGGGCAAGATACGTCTGATAAGGATATAGAGTGGTCTTGAAATATAGCTGGTAAAAGAGGCATGCGGCGAATGCCAGGAAGAAGATATTAAGGACGCTCTTCCGGTAATAAACGGCGCCTTCTTTGATGGATCTTAATACGGTGAGGAAAAAGAGGAGCGCTATGGACAGTTCTAGCAGCGTGCCGGACCAAACGTGGACGGAACCGAAGGCGAGCGGCGCGAAGAATATTATAAAGGTAAGGGTTAATGATATCGATCTATTGAGCAATCGGCCACGCTGCTTTTTGATTTTTTGGGGGCGCGTCGTCGCTCCCCGACGAGTAGTAATCCTTGTAATATTTGTGGTAATATTTGTACTTGTAGTAAGAGCTCTTCTCCATCTGCGAAAAGTTTATTATCATCCCGGCGACCCTCGACCCTATGGCGAGAAACTTGTCCCTTACCTTTTCCAGGACCTTTACGCTTACCGTTCCGTATTTAGTCACCAGCACGGTAGCGTTGACGATCTTTGACAGGACGACAGCGTCGGATATGTTAAAACAAGGCGGCGTATCGATGATTATCTTGTCGAACTTCAGGGATAGCTCATTGAGAAGCGTCTGCATCCTGTCGGAACTTAAAAGTTCCAACGGGTTTGGTGTTTTGGAGCCGCTTGGCATGAGGAACATATTGTCATAACGGGTCTTCCTTATCGCTTCCTCTATCGAAGCGCCTTCTACAAGGATGTTCACCAGGCCGGGCGTCTTATTCATATTAAGGAGGGTATGCGCGCGCGGCTTCCTTACGTCGGCGTCCAGGAGCAGGGTCTTGTAACCGCTCTTGGCAAGAAGGAAAGCCGTATAGCCTGCGGTGAGGGATTTGCCTTCCTTCGGGAGGGTGCTTGTAAAAAGCACCGTCTTCAGTTCGTCCTTCGGAGCCGAAAATATTATATTCGTCTTTATGCCCCTTATCGAATCGGATGCGCCCGGGTCTTTGTCTATTTCGTTAAAATCCTCGTTCAATTTGGATGCCGGAGGGGTATTCTTGAGCACGGGGAAATCTCCCAGATACGGCAGTTTCAGTTTTTCTTCAACGTCTTCCTGGCTCTTCACGGAATCGTCAAGATACTCGGTCAGGAATATCAGCCCCAGGCCCATAAAGACCGACAGTAAAAACCCTATTAAGATGTTCTTCGTCTTCTCCGGCCTCACCGGCTTTCCCGGGATCTCGGCGTAATCGATGACCCTTATATTGTTCGCCTGGAGCCTGCCGGCCAGGTCGGCTCGAAGGCTGGACATTATCCTGGCCGTCTCGGCCTTCATCTCATCGTTGATGAATTTAAGTTTGGTATTCAGGGCCGTTATCTTCGGGTGCTTATCCTTATAACGCTTGCTCAGATTAGCCAGCTCAGACTCTATCCCTATCCTATCGCTTCTTAATTTTTGCAGGGTCTGGTTTTGCACTATCGAAGGGAGGCTGTCCATGGATTCTTCTTTTGAAAGCTCTTTCAACTGCCCGTATATAGTATGGCTCTCTATCTCCCGGGCGTCTTTCGGGAAGGCCCTCAATATCTCCTTCGACATAAAGAGCATGCTCTCGATATTCTGTTCTATATAAAGGCCTACCAGGGTATTGGCTATCCTGGCGGCCATTTGCGGATCCTTGTAGTCCACGTTTATCTTGACGAGCCGCGCGTTCTTTATCGGTTCGATTATCACGATATCTCCGAGCGCGTTTTCGGGAAACCCCTCCTTGAAATCTTTAAGCGACCCGAGATCGAGCGCCTTGACTACCTTTTTCAATAATGCCTTGCTCTTCAATATTTCATATTGGGTAAAGTAATAATCCTGCCATCCTATCGCCGGCATTATGGCTTCTCTCGTATTGCCGGCGGAAAGCGACATCTGGGGTTTCTCTATAAGTACCAGCGATGTGGCGCGGTATATGGGGATCTGCTTGAATGTAAAGACGACGTCCAGGAACATAACGATCGCCATGACGGAGATAAGGATCCATCTCTTGACGTATATTATATACAGGTATTTTTTTAGATCGAATTCCTGTTCCTGCGTCATCACCCCAAATCCCGCGCTTCGCATATCAGAAGAGCCTTTCAGGAATATAAACCAGGTCGTCCGGTTTGAGAGTCACGTCTTTCTGCCTACCGTTTATTATATTATCTATCTTCGGATCCATCGATATCTTCTTGCCGTCAGCGCCTGCCCTGACTATCCTCGTACCCCCTATGGACGCGTAACCGGTAAAGCCTCCGGCCAGGGATATAGCCTCCAGAAGGGTGACGTCCTTGTCCTGGGGAAAGGGATACGACCCCGGCTTTTGTACGCACCCCAGCACCAGCACGTTCCTCTGGTGATACGTCTTCACGCTGACGTGGACGTATGGATTTACGATATAGTCCTGCGCGAGGAGTCTTGTGATCTCGTTCTCTACGTCCGACTTATTGAGCCTGGCCACCTTTACCGCGCCTAAAAGCGGGTAGGTGATCGTCCCGTCCTCTTTCACTTCAAATTCGCCGCTTAAGTCCTGCTCTTCATAGACCTGTATGCTCAGGGTATCCCCGGCCGAGATCTTATAGGATCCGCCCGGGCCGCTTTGAGATGAGACAGGTTTCTCGTCCGGATATGCTATTTGATTTAATGATAATGCCACAAGGAGGAAAAAAACAACCTCGAGGATCTTTTTCATATTAAAAGCTCAACTTAGCGCCGCCCGATACCCTGCTGTTTCCGTATTCGATGTCCCTGAAATTCGAGACCTTGAATTTATATTGATATTCTACATAAGCGGCAAGCCAACTCTTTATGTCGTAGGTCGCCCTCACGTTAAACCCAAGCAGGTTGTCGGTCCTCTTCTTGATCTCTCCGGTTGACGTAACGGTCTCCTGCGGGTAGTCGCTTCTGACATAAAACACGCTTCCGCGGGCGACAAGATTATTGGAGATATCGTGATTTACCGAAAGGTAGGCATTGGCGCTTTTGAAATATCCGACGTCTTCGTATACCGATTCATTTATGTCATACGACGCCAGGATCTGCACTGTGGTCTTTTGCGAAAGGAGGTAATCGTAGACCGCTTCGGCTACGGCGCCCTGAGTGTTCTTCCTGGCGGTCGATTCATAATAACGGTACTGGTAGCCGGCCTTAAGGTATACGGTCGACTTCGCCGTCAGCTTTCCCTGGACGCCTGCGCGAGCCTGTTGGAATATCGAGCTGTAATTCAGGCCCTCGTAATAATCGATGATTCCCAGATTATACTCTCCGGTAAACGACAACTTGGGCGAATTATGCCAGTACAGTATCGGGGAGAACCTGTGCTCGAAATAACTGTAGTCCCGGTATGACTCATTGATATAATGCTGCAGTACCTGGTCATAACTTAACTCGAGCGAGGTCTTCTCGCTCGCGTCCCATCGCATAGTCGCGTCAAAACCGTTAGCTATCCTTTTTACAAAATCATTCGTCTCGCTCGTCGCCGGATCCGAGGTCGGGCGGAAGGTATCGCTAAACCTGAATTTTATGCGGCCGTTCCTGGCGAGCTCCATGCGCGCTTCTACGGCCTGGTTGATACGGTTCTCTTTATTCTTTTTTCCATATAGAAAAATGTCCGCGTTATAGGAGGTATAGAAGAGGCTGTCGGAATTGCCGTAATAAAAAGTCGCTGAGGGGCTCAGCGTCGTTATAAAATCGTCGATCGTCGCGTCTTTGGTGAGGTAGATGTTGTCGTCGTATCTCTCTTCCGCGTTAAAGCTACACCTGAACCTCTTTTCCTGCAGAAGACCGAAAGCCTCGCCGTCTTTGGGCGCTTCCAGATAGCGCACGCTTTCGTCAAGCGCGGACTTGTCGGAGGCCGCATATGCGGATCCCGGCGATAACATAATCGATCCGGCAGCCGCCAGGATTAAAAAGATAAAAAGACTGTTTCGTGATGTTTGCCGTGATTTTGTCATATGATTAGCGATGTCTCGTTAAGAGTATATCATAATGTGCGTTTAAATCAAATACAAATACCGCCTGTTTTTTACTTAAGCCGCGCCTTCAGAACATGGTAAATAAATACGGGCGTCGAGACCAGGTTCCTTTTCCACATCCTTCGGGGTTCTCTGAAGAACCTGAAGAGCCACTCAAGCCCGATCCACTGCAAAAATACGGGGCCCCTATTCTTCGTGCCGGCATAGTAATCGAAGGCCGCGCCTATAGACGCTATTACTTTAGCGTTCAGCCTATCCCTGTTCTCATATACCCACTTCTCCTGTTTAGGAGCGGTCATGGCGACCCATAGAACATCGGGATTGGCGCTATTGATAAGCTTTATAGATTTTTCATTCTCCTCTTGGCTGAAATCTCCGAATGGAGGAGCGTAAGACCCCGCTATTTCGATGTTGGGGAATTCCCTGCCTACCTTGTCCGAGAGCTTTTTCAGGACATCGTCGGTGCATCCGTAAAAAAAATATCTGTTTTTACCGTTCTTATTTAGAAAATCGCTGAGCCCGGCAAGGAGATCCGATCCCGTGAACCTCCTTTTTATCATCCCCCCCAGGAATCTTGAGGCCATAACGATGCCGAGCCCGTCAGGAATGACTATTTCGGAGTCGAGCATGGCTTTCCTGAACAGGCCGTCCCGCAGAGTCACTACAGCCGCGTTAGGGTTTATGGTAGACACGACTTTTTTATCTTTTCGCCTTATGGCTGTAGTCAATTCCATGTAAACGTCTTCCGGCGCCCGGGTATCGACTAAAATATCCAGTATCTTTTCCTTATCCATCCTTACCCCTGTTTATTACTTTACTATATATGTCTACAAGGATCTTATAATTTACATCCGGAGAAAATCTCTCTTCGTATTCTCTGCGTGCGGAGCGCCCCATCTCCATGCATGCCTTATCATCTGTGATGATCTTTTCAAGCTTTGAGGCAAGATCATGCGGGTCATTCATATCAAATAACAGGCCGGTCTTGCCGTCGCTCACCATTTCGCCGATGTTGTCGATGCGCGATCCCACTACGGGCTTCCCCATGCTGAACGCTTCGATTATCACCGTCGGGTGCATCTCGAACCACCTTGACGGCACTATGACGCATTTCGCTTTCTGCATTATCCTAAGCATCTCATCGTGGTTCACATTATTCAATAACTCCACCGCTGAAAGGCCGTTATTCTTTATCGCCTTTTCAATAGAATCTTTTGCCTGGCCGTTGCCGGCGATCTTGACGGGCGCGTCTATCCCTCTTTCGACCTTAAGGATACGCAAAGCCTCCATTAAAGTATCCGTCCCTTTACGTTTATTGAGTCTTCCGGCAAACAACAGGTAGGGATCACTGTCTTCGTCCGATGCGGGAATTCCATGTACAAAATTGCTTTTTACCGATATCTTATCCGGAGATATGCCGCAATTTATCAATCTCTCTCTGGCATTGTTCCCAAGCGCTATGTACGCGTCTATGCCTTTATCGGTGATCTTTCGCAACCTGTGGAATACGGCCGAAAAGACCGCCGGCAAGGTGCGTATCCAGGGAGATTCGCAGCATCCGCATAGCGCGCCCCTCCAGGGAAGCTTGCCAAGGCACAGCGTGCATACCTTTTCTTTTCTTACAAAGATGCCGTTAGCGCAAAAAAATCTGAAGTTATGTACGGTCTGGACGACCGGGACACCCGCGTCTTTGCAAGCGTAATACGCCGACGGAGATACCAGGTACCATATATTATGAAAATGGGCCACATCCGGCTTTTCCCGCTCTATTAAAAGCCTCAGCTCTCTATAAGTCCTGCGCGACCATATAACACTTGCGGCTGTATGGAGCCTTTTCTTGTAGCCGCCTATCTCATCGTTGTGCCGGCAATAGGTAACCACCTTCACGCCCTTTTTATTCAGCAGGGCCAGCTCATTCTGGAATACTATATTCTCTCCTGAAGGGGCGGAGGTCTTGTAAAAATTATGGACAAGCAGTATCTTCATTTAAATACCCTGAATATATATCTGGTCGGAGGCAATATACATTTCAACAATTTCGACGTAACGCGTTTTTCTTCCGGGTCATTGGATAGTTCGTGGTATAGAGGAAGATATTTGTCGACGCGGAATCCCGTCTCTTCCAGCATATCGATCATCTCTCTCCTGGAATAGGCTACGCTATGCGGCAAGTGCCAGAAACCCCTGTGATACAGGTATGCAAAGTCCAGGATCGCCGATCCTCCCGGCCTCAATACATCATAGATAGCCGCCAAAAGCTTTTTTTCGTGATCCCGGCCGGAGATCAGCGTATCGTTACATAAAACAACGTCGAAGATATCCTTTTTGAAAGGTGGCTTAAGATAATCGCATCTCGCAATAAATATGTTTGTCCTTTTTTTCTCTATGGATTTCTTAGTGAGATAGCAAACTGAGTCGACCGAGATATCGCACAAAACTGCCGTCTTCGACTTGACGGCGATCTCCCAGGAAAACCTGCCGCTCCCCGCGCTTATATCGCAAAAACTGCCGATATGCTCCGGGATAAGTTTGTTCAACATGTATATATGTTTTTTCAGCTTCTTCCTGTAGTTTTCCGGGACCGACAGGCCCCACGGAGAAGGATCTTCTACCCGCCTGAAGGGCTCATCGAACAGGCGATTATAACAATCGATGCTTCTATTCTCAACGACGCCGCCGCGGCGCCGCGCGAATTTTTTGGCGGGCATTAGATCAACGCAGATGCCGTCCAATATCTCAAATGTTCTTTTACATCCCGGACAGCGCACATTATCGTCCCTTGACACGCCTCGGCCGCAATCGGGGCAGGCCAAAAGATCGATGAACTCCGTTAAACTAACCTTGGATCGTCCGGTCATTTATGGATTCCCATAATTCGGAATTGGTGCAATAAACAATATTATCCGTCGATTTGACAAATTTCAGAAAATCTTCCAGCTTGCTCCATAGACCGAATTTTTCTATTTCCCATGAGTGGCCCCAAAGATGGAAAGATCCGCCGTTATTTTTTAAATCTCTCAGCAGGCCGGAGGCGCATCTTGTAAAATCGGTCATACCTCCGGCATTCTTCGTGATATTAGCGAGGCTTTCGCCGTCCATCCTTTCAACGCTGGTCAAAAGGCATGTGCGCAAAGGCCGGTCGTAAACCTGAAGGGTCGTATACAGCAGCCCTTTATCCAGGTCTGCGATCTCCTTGGTCCGCATGTATCCGGTTGTCCTGGCAAAATCAAAACCGCTCTCCAGGACCGCCTTCAATAAAGCTTCATTAAACTTACCTCTTGGAAAACAGAAAGAACCCACTCGCTTTCCCAGGAGATCCTCAAGCAATCTTTTGCCTTTTTCTATATCCTGCCTGGCTTTATCTAAAGGAATGCGCGTAAGCACATTGTGAGAATACGTGTGAGCCCCTATTTCGAACGTATTATCAAGATGCCTTATCTCTTCGGGAGAAAGGATGTCTTTCGACTCTTTGTTCGCTATTGAGATGTAGAACGTCGCCTTGACTCCGTACCGCGCCAGCAGATCAGCCAATTTCAGGTCAAAGCGGCTGCCGTCATCCCAGGAGCTTGTAAACAGTATTCTGTTTTTGCCGGAAAAGCTTGATAGCTCCAATGCCTACCCCCATAATAAAATAAAGATTTGCCGCCAGGAACGGGCATTCCAAAAGCGGCCCGAAAAACGCTATGATCATAAAAGCCCAATAATAGACGAGGCAAAATGTTATTATGTTCCTTTTGTGGTCTTCCATGCCGGGTTCGACCTGTTTTAAGAAGCGCCTGGCCCTTATTACAAAAACTGAATGCAGGTAA
Protein-coding regions in this window:
- a CDS encoding polysaccharide biosynthesis/export family protein, which produces MKKILEVVFFLLVALSLNQIAYPDEKPVSSQSGPGGSYKISAGDTLSIQVYEEQDLSGEFEVKEDGTITYPLLGAVKVARLNKSDVENEITRLLAQDYIVNPYVHVSVKTYHQRNVLVLGCVQKPGSYPFPQDKDVTLLEAISLAGGFTGYASIGGTRIVRAGADGKKISMDPKIDNIINGRQKDVTLKPDDLVYIPERLF
- a CDS encoding polysaccharide biosynthesis tyrosine autokinase; the protein is MRSAGFGVMTQEQEFDLKKYLYIIYVKRWILISVMAIVMFLDVVFTFKQIPIYRATSLVLIEKPQMSLSAGNTREAIMPAIGWQDYYFTQYEILKSKALLKKVVKALDLGSLKDFKEGFPENALGDIVIIEPIKNARLVKINVDYKDPQMAARIANTLVGLYIEQNIESMLFMSKEILRAFPKDAREIESHTIYGQLKELSKEESMDSLPSIVQNQTLQKLRSDRIGIESELANLSKRYKDKHPKITALNTKLKFINDEMKAETARIMSSLRADLAGRLQANNIRVIDYAEIPGKPVRPEKTKNILIGFLLSVFMGLGLIFLTEYLDDSVKSQEDVEEKLKLPYLGDFPVLKNTPPASKLNEDFNEIDKDPGASDSIRGIKTNIIFSAPKDELKTVLFTSTLPKEGKSLTAGYTAFLLAKSGYKTLLLDADVRKPRAHTLLNMNKTPGLVNILVEGASIEEAIRKTRYDNMFLMPSGSKTPNPLELLSSDRMQTLLNELSLKFDKIIIDTPPCFNISDAVVLSKIVNATVLVTKYGTVSVKVLEKVRDKFLAIGSRVAGMIINFSQMEKSSYYKYKYYHKYYKDYYSSGSDDAPPKNQKAAWPIAQ
- a CDS encoding glycosyltransferase family 4 protein; this translates as MKILLVHNFYKTSAPSGENIVFQNELALLNKKGVKVVTYCRHNDEIGGYKKRLHTAASVIWSRRTYRELRLLIEREKPDVAHFHNIWYLVSPSAYYACKDAGVPVVQTVHNFRFFCANGIFVRKEKVCTLCLGKLPWRGALCGCCESPWIRTLPAVFSAVFHRLRKITDKGIDAYIALGNNARERLINCGISPDKISVKSNFVHGIPASDEDSDPYLLFAGRLNKRKGTDTLMEALRILKVERGIDAPVKIAGNGQAKDSIEKAIKNNGLSAVELLNNVNHDEMLRIMQKAKCVIVPSRWFEMHPTVIIEAFSMGKPVVGSRIDNIGEMVSDGKTGLLFDMNDPHDLASKLEKIITDDKACMEMGRSARREYEERFSPDVNYKILVDIYSKVINRGKDG
- a CDS encoding outer membrane beta-barrel protein — translated: MLSPGSAYAASDKSALDESVRYLEAPKDGEAFGLLQEKRFRCSFNAEERYDDNIYLTKDATIDDFITTLSPSATFYYGNSDSLFYTSYNADIFLYGKKNKENRINQAVEARMELARNGRIKFRFSDTFRPTSDPATSETNDFVKRIANGFDATMRWDASEKTSLELSYDQVLQHYINESYRDYSYFEHRFSPILYWHNSPKLSFTGEYNLGIIDYYEGLNYSSIFQQARAGVQGKLTAKSTVYLKAGYQYRYYESTARKNTQGAVAEAVYDYLLSQKTTVQILASYDINESVYEDVGYFKSANAYLSVNHDISNNLVARGSVFYVRSDYPQETVTSTGEIKKRTDNLLGFNVRATYDIKSWLAAYVEYQYKFKVSNFRDIEYGNSRVSGGAKLSF
- a CDS encoding WecB/TagA/CpsF family glycosyltransferase translates to MDKEKILDILVDTRAPEDVYMELTTAIRRKDKKVVSTINPNAAVVTLRDGLFRKAMLDSEIVIPDGLGIVMASRFLGGMIKRRFTGSDLLAGLSDFLNKNGKNRYFFYGCTDDVLKKLSDKVGREFPNIEIAGSYAPPFGDFSQEENEKSIKLINSANPDVLWVAMTAPKQEKWVYENRDRLNAKVIASIGAAFDYYAGTKNRGPVFLQWIGLEWLFRFFREPRRMWKRNLVSTPVFIYHVLKARLK